In the genome of Syntrophorhabdales bacterium, one region contains:
- the tsaD gene encoding tRNA (adenosine(37)-N6)-threonylcarbamoyltransferase complex transferase subunit TsaD: MIVLGIDTSCDDTSIALLKDGTVLSNVVSSQVQLHSLFGGIVPELASRKHIELIDRIYEKALAEARVSLADIGCVAVTNGPGLIGSLLAGLMFAKGLCLSASKPMVAVNHVEAHAMSIFLEQAPVFPFVALIVSGGHTVLLLFEEPCRYRLIGSTRDDAAGEAFDKIAKYLGLGYPGGRVLEEIAAGGRPDAISFPRPMLDEKNYDFSFSGLKTAFVNFVKRHGITESSRADIVASFQEAICDVLCRKTMKVLKDYDVTTLVVGGGVAANGRLRALFEERAAREKYRVLFPSRDLCTDNAAMVAITGDFYAERNLYSPETVKGFSRMARG; encoded by the coding sequence ATGATCGTTCTCGGTATAGACACTTCCTGCGACGACACGTCGATAGCCCTCCTCAAAGACGGCACAGTTCTTTCAAACGTGGTTTCCAGCCAGGTTCAGTTGCATAGTCTGTTCGGGGGAATTGTACCCGAACTCGCATCGCGAAAGCACATAGAGCTTATAGACCGTATATACGAGAAAGCGCTTGCCGAAGCGCGTGTATCGCTCGCAGATATAGGGTGCGTGGCTGTTACTAACGGTCCGGGTCTGATCGGGTCGTTGCTTGCAGGTCTCATGTTTGCGAAAGGTCTCTGCCTGTCGGCGTCAAAGCCGATGGTAGCTGTCAATCACGTTGAAGCGCACGCAATGTCTATCTTTCTCGAGCAGGCTCCGGTGTTTCCCTTTGTTGCACTTATTGTGTCCGGAGGCCACACGGTCCTTCTCCTTTTCGAGGAACCGTGTCGCTATCGTCTTATCGGGAGCACTCGGGATGATGCAGCAGGCGAGGCCTTTGACAAGATTGCAAAGTACCTCGGGCTGGGCTATCCCGGCGGCCGCGTCCTGGAAGAGATTGCAGCTGGTGGTCGTCCTGATGCGATTTCTTTTCCGCGACCAATGCTCGACGAAAAAAACTATGATTTTTCCTTCAGCGGCCTGAAGACCGCATTTGTCAATTTTGTCAAAAGACATGGCATTACAGAGAGCAGCCGGGCTGATATCGTTGCCTCCTTCCAGGAGGCCATCTGCGATGTGCTCTGTCGAAAAACGATGAAAGTTTTGAAGGATTATGACGTCACCACACTAGTGGTCGGCGGAGGTGTGGCAGCCAATGGGCGCTTGAGGGCTCTGTTCGAAGAACGGGCAGCGCGCGAGAAGTACCGCGTGCTCTTTCCTTCCCGCGACCTTTGTACTGACAATGCGGCCATGGTGGCTATCACCGGAGATTTTTACGCGGAAAGGAATCTCTACTCGCCCGAAACGGTAAAAGGCTTTTCACGCATGGCGAGGGGCTAG
- the mrdA gene encoding penicillin-binding protein 2, which produces MEPVNDGKYKWCRRVVLLALIVLCMRLFDLQILKGDEMRKLSEQNRVRIKKILAPRGMIYDRKGKVVADTRPSFNLYLIREDIRDFNQTVDGVAKLLQLDREDIITRLKEARDYPSSFPVKIESDLDKDRVAKVEANKIYLPGVTIQIEPKRNYPYGMMLAHVLGYVSEISSEELAAKDNKGYAPGDYVGKFGLEKGYESYLRGIDGEQRVEVDATGREVRVLDTVEPIAGNSLHLNIDMDLQVAVERAFEGKKGGCIVTNPRDGGVLTLVSRPAFDPNQLSSGATKDYWAKIATDKTHPLQNRVTQGRFPPGSTFKPVLALKGLEKGIINENTSFSCRGGFFYGNRVFRCWRKEGHGSIAVHRGLVESCDVFFYNLGLKLGVDNIHDMAETIGLTKVTGIDLPGEKAGVVPSTAWKLKTYGEKWYEGETVSVSIGQGAVWLTPMQLQQLSSFIANEGVTFKPRIVNKIVAPQGKVLKVFEPVMLTNAKVNKQAMAIVKEGMKGVVNEPRGTAYASRLSNISISGKTGTAQSASMGSGKGDHAWFVAFAPSDDPVLSMAILVEFGGHGASMSAPIAKIVTESYFKEQKEIKSAQLQPN; this is translated from the coding sequence ATGGAACCGGTGAACGACGGTAAATATAAGTGGTGCCGGCGAGTCGTTCTTCTCGCTCTCATCGTCCTCTGCATGAGGCTGTTCGATCTGCAGATCCTGAAAGGCGATGAGATGAGGAAACTCTCGGAACAGAACAGAGTGCGCATCAAGAAGATTCTAGCACCGAGAGGCATGATTTATGATCGCAAGGGTAAGGTGGTCGCTGACACGCGGCCATCTTTCAACCTCTACCTCATCCGAGAAGACATACGAGACTTCAACCAGACGGTCGATGGAGTAGCAAAGCTCCTTCAGCTCGACAGGGAGGATATCATCACCAGACTTAAGGAGGCCAGGGATTATCCTTCTTCATTCCCGGTCAAAATCGAATCCGATTTGGACAAAGACCGGGTGGCAAAAGTGGAAGCCAACAAGATCTATCTTCCGGGGGTGACCATACAGATAGAACCCAAGAGGAACTACCCGTACGGGATGATGTTGGCTCACGTGCTCGGATATGTGTCGGAAATCAGCAGCGAGGAACTGGCCGCCAAAGACAATAAAGGATATGCGCCAGGCGATTACGTTGGCAAATTCGGTCTGGAGAAGGGATACGAATCGTACCTGAGGGGCATTGACGGAGAACAGCGGGTAGAGGTAGATGCGACAGGCCGCGAAGTGCGCGTGCTCGACACGGTGGAACCCATCGCCGGCAACAGTCTTCACCTCAATATCGATATGGATCTACAGGTCGCGGTTGAGCGTGCGTTCGAAGGAAAGAAGGGCGGTTGCATTGTTACAAATCCACGGGACGGAGGTGTTCTTACGCTGGTGAGCCGGCCGGCCTTTGATCCTAACCAACTCTCCTCAGGCGCCACCAAAGACTACTGGGCCAAGATCGCTACCGACAAGACGCACCCGCTACAGAACAGGGTGACGCAGGGCAGGTTTCCTCCGGGCTCAACCTTCAAGCCTGTGCTGGCTCTGAAAGGATTGGAAAAGGGCATCATCAATGAGAATACCTCGTTTTCTTGCCGGGGCGGCTTCTTTTACGGAAACAGGGTATTCAGGTGCTGGCGCAAAGAAGGACACGGTTCGATTGCAGTTCACAGGGGGTTGGTGGAATCGTGCGATGTCTTTTTCTACAATCTGGGTTTGAAGCTGGGTGTAGACAACATACACGATATGGCTGAAACTATCGGCCTGACCAAGGTCACGGGGATCGATCTTCCAGGAGAGAAGGCTGGTGTGGTGCCGTCAACCGCGTGGAAACTGAAGACGTACGGCGAAAAGTGGTACGAGGGTGAGACGGTTTCCGTTTCGATAGGACAGGGAGCTGTGTGGCTTACTCCAATGCAGCTTCAACAGCTTTCGTCGTTTATAGCGAATGAAGGCGTAACCTTCAAGCCCAGGATCGTAAACAAGATAGTAGCTCCCCAGGGAAAAGTACTCAAGGTATTCGAGCCGGTAATGCTGACCAACGCGAAGGTGAATAAACAGGCTATGGCGATCGTCAAAGAGGGCATGAAGGGCGTGGTGAACGAACCGAGAGGCACTGCCTACGCTTCCCGACTGTCCAATATAAGCATAAGCGGGAAGACGGGCACAGCCCAGTCCGCTTCCATGGGGAGCGGCAAGGGCGATCATGCATGGTTTGTTGCTTTTGCACCGAGTGACGATCCCGTGCTTTCAATGGCTATTCTTGTGGAGTTTGGAGGGCACGGCGCCTCTATGTCCGCACCCATCGCAAAGATCGTGACAGAAAGCTACTTTAAAGAGCAGAAAGAGATCAAGTCGGCGCAACTGCAGCCCAATTGA
- the mreC gene encoding rod shape-determining protein MreC, whose product MKGTLVVITAVIILAVSFLLFTDIGPVAKRYSKVKVYAANLVGPALRGLSAPFRFTHDVFDSYANLVHVKKRNSELQKRVETLQLQNQKLAELEKENERLRKLLHFMDQRPGTLIASRVIGEDLTNWFKSVVIDKGRGNGISEKMPVVTPEGVVGQAVEVNQWHTKVMLLIDTNSAIDVYATGKQARGILTGTGRTTLKMKYVLKNDDLEAGDRLITSGKDGVYPRGLPVGVVISVNKNVVGLFAEVEVMPFNNFRKLDEVLVVRR is encoded by the coding sequence TTGAAGGGTACTCTGGTCGTTATCACAGCGGTGATTATCCTCGCTGTATCATTTCTGCTTTTCACCGATATTGGACCTGTTGCCAAAAGGTACTCCAAGGTAAAAGTGTATGCTGCCAATCTGGTCGGGCCTGCGCTTAGAGGGCTGAGCGCTCCCTTTCGCTTCACTCATGACGTCTTCGACAGCTATGCAAACCTTGTGCATGTCAAAAAAAGAAATAGTGAACTTCAAAAAAGAGTGGAGACGCTACAGCTCCAGAACCAAAAACTTGCCGAACTGGAAAAAGAGAATGAGCGCCTCCGCAAGTTGCTGCACTTCATGGATCAGCGTCCTGGCACGCTCATCGCCTCGCGTGTCATTGGCGAAGACCTGACGAACTGGTTCAAATCCGTCGTTATCGATAAAGGCCGTGGAAATGGCATCAGCGAGAAGATGCCCGTGGTTACGCCCGAAGGAGTGGTAGGACAGGCCGTAGAGGTCAACCAATGGCACACGAAGGTTATGCTTCTGATCGATACAAACTCGGCTATAGACGTGTATGCCACTGGCAAACAGGCGCGGGGCATTCTCACAGGCACCGGCAGAACGACGCTGAAAATGAAGTATGTGCTCAAGAACGATGATCTCGAGGCGGGTGACAGGCTGATTACATCGGGCAAGGATGGCGTGTACCCGAGAGGATTGCCCGTAGGCGTAGTCATCAGCGTCAACAAGAATGTCGTGGGTCTCTTCGCCGAAGTGGAGGTTATGCCCTTCAACAACTTCAGAAAGCTGGATGAAGTCCTGGTGGTGCGCCGATGA
- a CDS encoding peptidylprolyl isomerase, with product MLRFMRKHATGWAIKIMFSLIIVVFILWGVGSFRGGEKTLAEVGPYKVSAAEYEQNRQKLLNFYRMIYREQLDEKMMAQLKLKESVMNQLVDKYLMLVKADELGLRVSDRELTEHIASMDTFKRDGKFNKQVYMEILKRSGIDPKAFEESEKQSLLVAKMMAILQDNGVLFSDRDVRDSYMKERGQVRLGYAVFDPADYREQVRVQDKEVEDAYEKEKGIYKTENTYHLAYMVVDEKSPVKDDQAYMDLLKSKDLTAYAKSKGLELVDLGIMKESDLMARLSRLKVDTWFKGMNQGDISLPVREGTKSYIFQVVEKADGKPLSKEDALKIIKARIVAERAKTLAKARAEEAIKDKSTKFSKETPLLSRQSLEIPGLGPIPRDDSGLLLLSPEKRVYDKPVEFGGRYYDFSFAGEKQPDEAQWEKEKDAYRQSYIVKKRADFLTSFREDMKKQVKVKIEWDAF from the coding sequence ATGCTACGATTCATGAGGAAACACGCAACTGGCTGGGCGATAAAGATCATGTTCAGTCTGATCATTGTGGTCTTTATTCTTTGGGGTGTGGGGTCGTTCAGGGGGGGAGAGAAGACACTCGCGGAGGTTGGTCCATATAAGGTATCGGCTGCTGAGTATGAACAGAACCGCCAGAAGCTTCTCAATTTTTACAGGATGATCTATAGAGAGCAGCTGGATGAGAAAATGATGGCTCAGTTGAAGCTTAAAGAAAGTGTCATGAATCAACTGGTGGACAAGTACCTGATGCTTGTAAAGGCGGACGAGTTGGGACTCCGGGTTTCAGACAGAGAATTGACAGAGCATATCGCAAGCATGGATACGTTCAAGAGGGACGGCAAATTCAACAAACAGGTCTATATGGAGATCCTGAAACGAAGCGGTATCGATCCAAAGGCGTTCGAAGAAAGCGAAAAGCAGTCGCTCCTCGTTGCCAAGATGATGGCCATTCTCCAGGACAACGGTGTGCTGTTCAGCGATCGCGACGTGCGTGACAGTTATATGAAGGAACGGGGGCAGGTGCGGCTGGGGTATGCTGTTTTTGATCCGGCAGATTACAGAGAGCAGGTGCGCGTGCAGGACAAGGAGGTGGAGGACGCCTACGAGAAGGAAAAGGGGATATACAAGACTGAGAATACCTACCACCTCGCGTACATGGTTGTCGACGAGAAGAGCCCGGTAAAGGACGATCAGGCGTACATGGATCTTCTGAAGTCGAAAGATTTGACAGCGTATGCGAAATCGAAGGGTCTGGAACTGGTCGATCTGGGAATCATGAAAGAAAGCGATCTGATGGCCAGATTATCCCGTCTGAAGGTTGACACCTGGTTCAAAGGAATGAACCAGGGCGACATTTCGCTTCCCGTAAGAGAAGGGACGAAGTCTTACATTTTTCAGGTCGTGGAAAAAGCAGACGGAAAGCCGCTCAGTAAGGAAGACGCGTTGAAGATCATTAAGGCAAGAATAGTAGCTGAGCGGGCGAAGACACTCGCAAAAGCCAGGGCTGAAGAGGCCATCAAAGATAAGTCGACAAAGTTCTCGAAAGAGACGCCGCTCTTGTCGCGTCAGAGCCTTGAAATACCTGGGCTCGGACCGATACCAAGGGATGACTCCGGGCTTCTTTTGCTTTCTCCCGAGAAAAGAGTCTACGACAAGCCGGTGGAGTTCGGCGGTCGCTACTACGATTTCTCTTTTGCAGGGGAAAAGCAGCCTGACGAGGCTCAGTGGGAGAAAGAGAAAGACGCTTACCGGCAGTCCTACATAGTAAAGAAGCGGGCAGATTTTCTCACCTCCTTCCGCGAAGACATGAAGAAGCAGGTGAAAGTCAAGATCGAGTGGGACGCGTTCTAG
- a CDS encoding TldD/PmbA family protein translates to MRSEAQVLGAMLKGGAVYADIFAEKRTYTHIQVESEKIEKLEKGLDQGVGLRVITPWKMFLASTTSRDEEHLLDLARDLGRMAGEKAAGEIREGVPVQGQYPFSIQVNPWDVEIEKKVAIARRIEALSRKLEKRIKQVRVMYRDTRQEVKITSSEGAPVLDERTQMIMTLLVIGEANNQMQTAYEVIGGFYGFEFFSDERLEMFVSGTVRRLAGLLDAIEAPMGAKTVVLASEAGGTMIHEAIGHGLEADLAMEGLSCYKGMLGAQMASPLISIVDDKTIPHMRGTYAYDDEGIASERTLLVENGVLKNYLFDRFHALKYGMKPTANGRRESFRFKPIPRMSNTMILPGTSDPEAIIASVDDGVLVRKMGGGQVDTVRGDFVFEIQEGYLIEKGQIGPMIRNATMMGNGPKVLRDIDMIGTDLGFGIGTCGKDGQGVPVADAQPTLRIPEIVVGGRQQ, encoded by the coding sequence ATGCGCAGTGAGGCGCAGGTACTCGGGGCAATGCTCAAGGGGGGTGCAGTCTACGCGGATATCTTCGCGGAGAAAAGGACATACACGCACATCCAGGTGGAATCGGAGAAAATTGAGAAGCTGGAAAAGGGCCTGGATCAGGGTGTTGGTCTGCGGGTGATCACGCCGTGGAAGATGTTTCTTGCATCCACCACGTCTCGGGATGAAGAGCACCTGCTCGATCTTGCCCGGGACCTCGGCCGCATGGCGGGGGAGAAGGCTGCAGGAGAGATCAGAGAAGGGGTCCCCGTGCAGGGCCAGTATCCCTTTTCTATTCAAGTGAATCCCTGGGACGTGGAGATTGAAAAGAAAGTTGCGATTGCGCGCAGGATAGAAGCTTTGTCCAGGAAACTGGAGAAGCGGATCAAGCAGGTCAGGGTAATGTACCGGGACACGAGGCAGGAGGTAAAGATCACATCAAGCGAGGGTGCGCCCGTTCTCGACGAGAGAACTCAGATGATTATGACGCTTCTCGTAATAGGCGAGGCGAACAACCAGATGCAGACTGCCTACGAGGTAATAGGGGGCTTTTACGGATTCGAATTCTTCAGCGACGAGCGCCTGGAGATGTTCGTGTCGGGAACCGTGAGGAGGCTCGCCGGTCTGCTTGACGCTATCGAGGCGCCTATGGGCGCGAAGACGGTGGTTCTGGCCTCTGAAGCGGGCGGTACCATGATTCACGAGGCCATAGGCCATGGGCTGGAGGCTGATCTGGCCATGGAAGGCCTTTCGTGCTATAAGGGCATGCTGGGTGCTCAGATGGCAAGCCCTCTTATCAGTATCGTTGATGACAAAACAATTCCGCACATGCGGGGTACGTATGCGTATGACGACGAGGGGATCGCATCAGAGCGGACCCTTCTCGTGGAGAATGGTGTTCTCAAGAATTATCTCTTCGACCGGTTCCATGCCCTGAAATACGGCATGAAGCCGACAGCCAATGGAAGGCGCGAATCATTCAGGTTCAAGCCTATACCGAGGATGAGCAATACGATGATCCTGCCTGGTACCTCTGATCCTGAGGCGATTATAGCATCTGTGGACGATGGAGTGCTGGTGAGGAAGATGGGGGGAGGGCAGGTGGATACGGTGCGCGGCGATTTCGTCTTTGAGATACAGGAGGGGTATCTCATTGAAAAGGGGCAGATCGGCCCCATGATCAGGAACGCTACAATGATGGGCAATGGTCCGAAGGTGCTGCGGGATATTGATATGATAGGTACCGACCTGGGATTTGGCATTGGCACGTGCGGCAAGGACGGCCAGGGTGTGCCTGTGGCTGACGCACAGCCAACCCTGCGTATCCCTGAGATAGTTGTGGGTGGACGACAGCAGTAG
- a CDS encoding rod shape-determining protein, with protein MFNSFFGWLSKDLAIDLGTANTLVYLKGKGIVTNEPSVVAVHRDPRGVKRVIAVGEEAKRMLGKTPGSIVAIRPLKDGVIADFEITEAMLKYFIQKIHNKKSYARPRIVISIPSGITPVEKRAVKESAESAGAREVYLVEEPMAAAIGVGLPITEPSGNMVVDIGGGTTEVAVISLAGIVYCNSVRIAGDKIDEAIIQYIKRKYNLLIGERTGEMIKIEIGSAYPFPNEHEMSMEIKGRDLVGGIPKTLEVSSKDIREAIAEPVNAIVDSVRIALERTPPELAADIVDKGIVLSGGGAQLRNLDLLIKEVTRLPVIVAENPTTAVVEGAGRVLDEVTLLKEIAAKF; from the coding sequence ATGTTCAATTCGTTCTTTGGATGGCTTTCAAAAGACCTGGCTATAGATCTGGGCACGGCAAATACCCTTGTCTATCTCAAGGGTAAGGGAATCGTTACCAACGAGCCCTCGGTGGTTGCAGTCCATCGGGATCCCCGGGGCGTGAAAAGAGTGATCGCCGTCGGCGAGGAAGCAAAAAGGATGCTCGGGAAAACCCCGGGGAGCATCGTGGCTATACGGCCGCTCAAAGATGGCGTTATAGCCGATTTCGAAATCACCGAGGCAATGCTCAAGTATTTTATCCAGAAGATCCACAACAAGAAATCATATGCGCGGCCGAGGATCGTGATCTCCATTCCGTCGGGTATCACGCCGGTGGAGAAGAGGGCAGTGAAGGAGTCGGCAGAATCCGCAGGTGCGCGGGAAGTCTATCTCGTCGAAGAACCGATGGCAGCCGCGATCGGTGTTGGGCTCCCTATTACTGAACCGAGTGGCAACATGGTCGTCGACATAGGTGGCGGCACCACCGAAGTGGCAGTGATAAGCCTCGCAGGCATCGTCTATTGTAATTCCGTGCGCATAGCCGGAGACAAGATTGATGAGGCGATCATCCAGTACATCAAACGGAAGTACAACCTTCTGATTGGAGAACGTACCGGGGAAATGATCAAGATTGAAATAGGCTCTGCCTATCCGTTTCCCAACGAACACGAGATGAGCATGGAAATAAAGGGACGCGACCTTGTGGGAGGTATACCAAAGACCCTGGAAGTCTCCTCTAAGGACATCCGCGAGGCCATCGCAGAACCGGTGAACGCCATTGTGGACTCGGTGCGCATTGCCCTGGAGCGGACGCCGCCCGAACTGGCGGCTGATATTGTAGACAAGGGCATCGTCCTCTCGGGCGGCGGTGCGCAGCTTCGGAATCTGGACCTGCTCATCAAGGAAGTAACAAGGCTGCCTGTGATTGTTGCAGAAAATCCTACCACTGCAGTGGTAGAAGGTGCCGGACGGGTTCTTGACGAAGTGACTCTCCTCAAAGAAATAGCGGCAAAATTTTAG
- the rsmA gene encoding 16S rRNA (adenine(1518)-N(6)/adenine(1519)-N(6))-dimethyltransferase RsmA: MRLKKNLSQHLLKDRNLLDKLVKLADIGPGDTVVEIGAGQGDLTRSIIPRARFVHAVELDRQFREPLERLRELFPNVSVTFGNILDLSISSFAKQGRVKVMGNIPYNITGDILFKLLSEMDVIESAHLTMQKEVGERLASAPCSRTYGALSVVFQLHASVKFLLKLKPSLFIPPPEVESAFVAIIFDQGRMRADDGLVDFIKACFRYKRKYLKHSLELLCGKEGTGALYSFMGFRPSVRAEEIEPKSYERMYAFLRVRGYVT, encoded by the coding sequence GTGAGGCTAAAAAAGAACCTTTCGCAACACCTCCTGAAAGATAGGAATCTACTCGATAAGCTCGTAAAACTGGCGGACATAGGACCCGGGGACACTGTTGTGGAGATTGGCGCGGGGCAGGGTGACCTGACCCGGTCTATCATCCCGCGGGCTCGTTTTGTTCATGCTGTTGAGTTGGACAGACAATTCAGGGAACCACTGGAACGCCTGCGGGAACTTTTTCCAAACGTGAGCGTAACCTTTGGAAATATTCTCGATCTGTCTATCTCTTCGTTCGCCAAACAAGGCAGAGTCAAGGTGATGGGGAACATACCTTACAACATTACCGGAGATATCCTCTTCAAGCTGCTCTCGGAAATGGACGTAATCGAAAGTGCCCATCTGACCATGCAGAAGGAGGTGGGGGAGCGACTTGCAAGCGCGCCTTGCTCGCGGACCTATGGCGCGCTTTCCGTGGTATTCCAGTTGCATGCTTCAGTGAAATTTCTGCTCAAACTGAAACCGTCTCTCTTCATCCCGCCTCCCGAAGTGGAGAGTGCGTTCGTTGCGATCATATTCGATCAGGGCAGGATGAGAGCTGATGACGGCCTGGTTGATTTTATCAAAGCCTGCTTCCGGTACAAGAGAAAGTATTTGAAGCATTCGCTGGAACTCTTGTGCGGCAAGGAAGGAACAGGTGCCCTCTATTCGTTTATGGGTTTCCGGCCTTCCGTGCGCGCAGAGGAGATAGAACCAAAAAGTTACGAGCGGATGTATGCGTTTTTAAGAGTGCGTGGTTATGTTACTTGA
- the mreD gene encoding rod shape-determining protein MreD — protein MIRRAFALALALSLMVLQSALFSFLPIESSKPDIAVPYIIYATFFLSPFEGLITAFIVGFAEEMLSVGPHGALIFTKVFLFLSCIFLRSRLYIESQYLFAAISSCFVLLESALFIALAFLGKGEAGAVMTVLKFSLPNAVFTAVLALFLFPVFERLKLRPYGVG, from the coding sequence ATGATAAGAAGGGCTTTCGCGCTCGCCCTGGCACTCTCGTTGATGGTTCTTCAATCGGCCCTGTTCTCTTTTCTTCCGATCGAATCCTCCAAACCCGATATCGCAGTTCCTTACATCATCTACGCGACTTTCTTCCTGAGTCCGTTCGAAGGACTTATCACTGCTTTCATAGTTGGATTCGCCGAAGAAATGCTTTCCGTGGGACCTCACGGTGCCCTGATCTTCACCAAGGTGTTCCTCTTCCTCTCCTGCATCTTCTTGCGGAGCAGGCTCTACATCGAATCTCAGTATCTCTTTGCCGCTATATCCTCATGCTTTGTATTGCTAGAATCAGCCCTTTTCATAGCACTCGCATTTTTGGGAAAAGGCGAGGCAGGGGCTGTCATGACGGTGCTTAAGTTCTCTCTTCCCAATGCCGTGTTTACAGCAGTTCTTGCACTCTTCCTCTTTCCCGTCTTTGAGCGGCTGAAGCTGAGGCCCTATGGCGTGGGGTGA
- a CDS encoding DUF4911 domain-containing protein, which translates to MLLEAMEKTKRIRMRRDALGFFKAVLESYEEVALMSVLDGSKGEAEIIYPSSAEETLRAIIEDMAHYDILIQEVGDAQ; encoded by the coding sequence ATGTTACTTGAAGCCATGGAGAAAACAAAGAGGATACGCATGCGGAGAGATGCATTGGGGTTCTTCAAGGCGGTATTGGAGTCATACGAAGAGGTGGCATTGATGAGCGTGCTTGACGGCAGCAAAGGAGAAGCGGAGATAATCTATCCGTCTTCTGCTGAAGAAACCCTCAGGGCGATCATAGAAGATATGGCACACTATGATATCCTCATCCAGGAGGTGGGCGATGCGCAGTGA
- the rodA gene encoding rod shape-determining protein RodA, protein MYIDKRRLYHLDWYLICNGFALIAVGLFNLISAARSMDSGPYNLLVKQVFAMGIGLVAVAVIVSYDYRVIASYAKYFYGITLFLILVVLILGTIAGGAKRWLNIAGVAFQPSELMKPVMILLLATVLHHQKKEEEPLGLRDIVLPLVLILIPCVLILKQPDLGTAVVILLSCFSVLWFVGLRKSTYALLLAVTAAALPVFWKYLMKPYQKMRVLSLLNPDLDPSGFGYHSIQAKIAVGSGGFLGKGYLNGTQHKLHFIPEHHTDFIFTVFGEEWGFIGSVVLFLLFVSFIMRCLKVAQSASDQVGATIAFGITSIVFIQFTINILMAINLAPVVGIPLPFISYGGSSLISSLIGAGLVLNVNMRRYMF, encoded by the coding sequence ATGTACATCGACAAGAGACGACTCTACCACCTCGACTGGTATCTTATTTGTAACGGTTTTGCCCTCATCGCGGTGGGCCTTTTCAACCTGATCAGTGCGGCACGCTCAATGGACAGCGGACCATACAACCTCCTGGTAAAGCAGGTTTTCGCCATGGGTATCGGGCTGGTCGCCGTGGCTGTGATCGTCTCGTACGACTACAGGGTAATAGCAAGCTATGCCAAATACTTCTACGGTATCACTCTTTTTCTTATCCTTGTCGTGCTAATTCTCGGAACCATAGCGGGGGGAGCCAAGAGATGGCTCAACATAGCCGGCGTTGCGTTTCAGCCCTCGGAGTTGATGAAGCCGGTCATGATTCTCCTGCTCGCAACAGTGTTACACCATCAGAAGAAGGAAGAGGAACCTCTTGGCTTGAGAGACATTGTGCTCCCTCTTGTTCTCATTCTTATCCCGTGCGTGCTCATACTCAAGCAGCCTGATCTGGGAACAGCTGTCGTCATACTGCTTTCGTGCTTCTCTGTTCTCTGGTTCGTCGGTTTAAGAAAGTCAACGTATGCCCTTCTTCTTGCGGTTACAGCTGCTGCCTTGCCGGTTTTCTGGAAATACCTGATGAAACCCTATCAGAAAATGCGTGTCCTGAGCCTTCTCAATCCAGATCTGGATCCATCCGGGTTCGGTTACCATTCCATTCAGGCAAAGATCGCAGTCGGTTCCGGAGGTTTTCTGGGAAAGGGCTACCTCAACGGCACCCAGCACAAACTCCACTTCATTCCGGAACATCACACTGACTTCATATTCACGGTCTTTGGAGAGGAATGGGGTTTTATCGGTTCGGTCGTGCTCTTTCTTTTGTTCGTCTCTTTTATCATGCGCTGTCTTAAGGTCGCGCAAAGCGCGTCTGATCAGGTGGGCGCTACCATAGCTTTTGGCATCACATCCATCGTCTTTATACAGTTCACCATCAACATTCTTATGGCCATAAATCTGGCGCCGGTCGTTGGTATCCCGCTGCCCTTCATCAGTTACGGCGGCTCATCCCTCATTTCAAGCCTGATCGGGGCGGGGTTGGTGCTCAACGTCAACATGCGCCGCTACATGTTCTAA